In one Macaca fascicularis isolate 582-1 chromosome 6, T2T-MFA8v1.1 genomic region, the following are encoded:
- the MZB1 gene encoding marginal zone B- and B1-cell-specific protein: MRLSLPLLLLLGAWAIPGGLGDRAPLTATAPQLDDEEMYSAHMPAHLRCDACRAVAYQMWQNLAKAETKLHTPNSGGRRELSESVYTDVLDRSCSRNWQDYGVREVDQVKRLTGPGLSEGPEPSISVMVTGGPWPTRLSRTCLHYLGEFGEDQIYEAHQQGQGALESLLCGGPQGACSEKVSATREEL; this comes from the exons ATGAGGCTgtcactgccactgctgctgctgctgggagcCTGGGCCATCCCAGGGGGCCTCGGGGACAGGGCCCCACTCACAGCCACAGCCCCACAACTGGACGATGAGGAGATGTACTCAGCCCACATGCCCGCTCACCTGCGTTGTGATGCCTGCAGAGCTGTGGCTTACCAG ATGTGGCAAAATCTGGCAAAAGCAGAGACCAAACTTCATACCCCAAACTCTGGGGGGCGGAGGGAGCTGAGCGAGTCGGTCTACACGGATGTCCTGGACCGGAGCTGCTCCCGGAACTGGCAGGA CTATGGAGTTCGAGAAGTGGACCAAGTGAAACGTCTCACAGGCCCAGGACTTAGCGAGGGGCCAGAGCCAAGCATCAGTGTGATGGTCACAGGAGGCCCCTGGCCTACCAG GCTCTCCAGGACATGTTTGCACTACCTGGGGGAGTTTGGAGAAGACCAGATCTATGAAGCCCACCAACAAGGCCAAGGGGCTCTGGAGTCATTGCTGTGCGGGGGACCACAGGGGGCCTGCTCAGAGAAGGTGTCAGCCACAAGAGAAGAGCTCTAG